CAAAGTATTAAAAGAGCATGGTTTCACTAGCGATGAATTTATATTGAGAGTTGAATATACCCGCAAATGGGGATTTTTGTAAAAAGTTTAATCTGTATACCCCACGCGGGCGCCCCTGCTGTTCAAGCCTACCCTGCGACGCCGTATTTATTTACGGCGTCTTTTTTTTAACCCAGAGAGAACAATTAGGACATTGCTGCTTTTTAAAATACCGGGATTTCTCAGCTAAACTTAAAAATAATGAAAAATTTTTTAGATCAAGCAGGAATTTTTTCATATATAGCGAAATTTATAAATGCACTAAATCAATTTTAAATATACTTAATTAATTTCCTGGGATTGTGAAAGGCGGAACAGGTACAAAAGCACTGACTTCTTAGAAGAAACTTTATTTTTATAGGGGAGGTGAGGGAAGGTGAAATAGTTTATAAAAATGGAGGCGGATAAGGTGATAGAGCACATAGAAAATATTCCAATTAGGAAACGCAAAGGGCGTGCCGGGTATGAAATTGGAAAATTTTTTATTACAAAAGAAAGGCGCCATTTTGAAAAGATGGTTTGATCTGCTGTTGGAGGCTTATCCCGATGAAACTGTAAGGTTTTTAAAGGGAGAAAAGAATCCGTTTACAAATCCGGTGGGGCACACGATCCACCAGGGAATAGCAGGTCTATATGAGGGACTCCTTCAGGGATTGGACCAGGACAAGACTTACACCTTTCTAGATAATATTATTCGAATCAGGGCTGTTCAGGATTTTTCCCCTTCGCAGGCTGTTGCTTTCATCTTCCTTTTAAAAAAAGTAATCAGAGAGGAATTAGAAAGCGAAATCCGGGAAAGTCGGGTTTCTGCTGAAGAGTTGCTCAAATTTGAGTCCAAAATAGATGAATTGGCCCTTCTCTCTTTTGACATATATATGGAATGCCGAGAGAAGATCTGCGACGTCAGGATAAATGAGACGAAAAACAGGCTCTACAGATTACTGCAAAAGGCAAATCTAATGGTTGATTACTCGGAGGAGGAACCGGACTTACAAGACGGTAGCGTCGCTAACCGGCATGAAATGAGGATTAGTAGATGAGCATCAAATTTTCCTTAATGAGAAGGTGGGAAAATGGCATCAATTCCGAAACCAGATGAGCTATCAAAAATTAATTACAAACCTCCTCGAACAGGTTGGATGGATACTCCTGTTAAATTCAGGCCGGGTACCTGGTGTTACGGTGCGAAGCCTAAAAACCTTGAAGCTGTAGGGTTCCCTAACCCCAGGGAGTGGTCGCCGGCTGATGAAGACTGGAAACTTCCTGACAATTGGAAGGAGATCATTCTGGAAGGATTAAGGGAACGGTTGGACAGGTTCCGTTCTTTACGAATCTTTATGGACATTTGCGTGAGATGCGGTGCCTGTGCTGATAAGTGTCACTTTTATATTGGTTCAGGTGATCCCAAGAATATGCCTGTTCTCAGGGCTGAGCTTCTCAGATCGGTATATCGCAAGGATTTCACAACGGCAGGGAAAATTCTTGGGAAGTTCGTTGGAGCAAGAGAACTTACGGAAGACGTAGTAAAAGAGTGGTTTTACTATTTCTTTCAGTGTACTGAGTGCCGGCGTTGTGCCCTTTTCTGCCCTTACGGCATCGATACGGCTGAAATTACCATTATTGCCAGGGAGCTCCTCAATCTACTGGGATGTAACATTGACTGGATTGCTGGAGCTGTAGCCAACTGTTACAGGGTGGGGAATCACCTTGGCATTCCGCCCCATGCGTTTAAAGATATGATTGAATTTTGTGTAGACGAGATTGAAAATTTAACGGGCATTAAGGTCGAACCAACCTTCAACAGGAAGGGTGCGGAGGTTCTTTTCATTGCTCCCTCTGGTGATGTCTTCGCTGACCCTGGCACGTACACCCTGATGGGATATCTGATGCTTTTCCACGAGATTGGACTTGACTATACCTGGAGTACATACGCATCAGAGGGTGGAAACTTTGGTTTATTTACTTCTCATGAGATGATGAAAAGGCTAAACGCCAAGATGTATGCGGAAGCTGAGAGGTTAGGGGTGAAGTGGATCCTGGGAGGAGAATGCGGTCATATGTGGCGGGTTGTTCACCAGTACATGGACACTATGAATGGNNNNNNNNNNNNNNNNNNNNNNNNNNNNNNNNNNNNNNNNNNNNNNNNNNNNNNNNNNNNNNNNNNNNNNNNNNNNNNNNNNNNNNTAACCGGCACGAAATTCGAGAACGCAAAATCTACGAAGATGGTGCACATTGTCGAATTTACGGCCGATCTTATCAAACATAACAAATTGAAATTGGATCCCAGCCGAAATGATCACCTGAAGGTCACATTTCATGACTCCTGCAACCCGGCTAGGTCTATGGGGTTGTTTGAAGAGCCGAGGTACATTATTAGAAATGTATGCAATCATTTCCATGAGATGCCGGAGAATACCATCAAGGAAAAGACCTTCTGCTGCGGAAGTGGGGCTGGCTTAAATGCTGACGAAAATATGGAAATAAGGTTGAGAGGAGGCCTTCCCAGGGCCAATGCGGTCAAATATGTTCGTGAGAAATACGGCGTGAATATGCTTGCCTGTATTTGTGCGGTTGATAGGGCCGTGTTGCCCACCCTAATGGATTACTGGGTTCCAGGGGTGGGGGTTGCTGGTGTTCACGAGCTGGTAGGAAATGCCTTGGTAATGAAGGGAGAAAAGAAAAGAACAACTGATCTCCGTGGCAACCCCTTAAACGGAGTGGGGGGCGATGAGAATGTATAATGCACGTAACACAGTCATCGGGCTTATTCTGTTGATTGGTCTGGTTTCATTCCCTTTTTGGTATAGTACAGGGAAAGCTGCTTCTGCACCACAGCCGAAGCTCGACACCCCAACTATTCAGGAACTGGAGGAGAAAAGGTGTGTAGAGGCGACTCCCTACATGAGAGCCTCGCATATGCAGTTATTGAATGAGTGGAGAACATCAGTTATCCGTGAAGGCAACAGAATTTATGTAGCTGAAAACGGTGAGAGGTATAACATGAGTCTTCAAAATACATGTATGGAATGCCATTCGAACAAAACTCAATTTTGTGACCGGTGTCATAAGTATGTGGGAGTAAAACCTGACTGCTGGACATGTCATATCGAGTCAAAGGAGAATAAGCTATGAGAGGAAAGAGAATGGATAGAAGGACGTTTTTGAAAGTCGCTGGAGCTTGTGTGTTGGGGCTCGGGGTCATGCCAGTGACTGATGTGTTCGGGGGAAACGATTTACCTAAGATTTTGCGGAATCCGAATGCCTTGGTAGGTAAAAAGTGGGCAATGGTCGTTGATATGAAGAAGTGTTGGGATAATGGCGAAGAGGGATGTGTAGACTGCATCCGTGCCTGCCATCGTACCCACAACGTTCCTAACATTGGAAACGCAAAGGAAGAAATTAAGTGGATTTGGACTGCGTCTTATGAGAACGCATTCCCGGATCAAAAAAACGAATACATGGAAGAGAGTCTAAAAGGTAAACCCTTTATAGTCCTTTGCAATCATTGTGCCAACCCTCCCTGCGTAAGGGTGTGCCCCACGAAGGCCACATTTAAGAGAGAAGACGGTATCGTCATTATGGATTATCACCGCTGTATCGGCTGCCGGTATTGTATGGCGGCATGCCCGTATGGAGCAAGAAGCTTCAATTTTAAAGACCCGCGGCCATTTATTGCGGAGGTTAATCCCAAGTTTCCAACAAGGGAGAAAGGCGTTGTGGAAAAGTGCAATTTCTGTGCGGAGAGGTTGGCTGAGGGTTTACTTCCAGCGTGCGTAGAAGCTTGTAAGCACGGGGCACTGGTTTTTGGCGACTTAGAAGATCCCGAGTCAAATGTAAGGAAAATATTACGTTCAAATTATATTATTCAGCGTAAACCACAACTTGGGACCAAGCCTAATATCTACTATATAGTATGAGGAGAGGTAGTTATGCTTGAAATGGCCCTAAAAGGAAGTAAAAGGTACTGGGGATGGATAATAAGCTTGCTTGCTGTAATGGGGGTAGGTTTTAGTTGCTACCTCTTACAGCTGAATAAAGGTCTGACAATCACAGGCTTGAGCAGGGACGTTTCGTGGGGGCTTTATATAGGCCAATTTACGTTCCTTGTAGGAGTTGCAGCCTCAGCTGTTACGGTGGTTCTGCCGTATTACCTGCATAACGTTAAAACATTCGGCAGGATCACCATTTTTGGAGAATTTCTGGCTGTAGCCTCAGTGATAATGTGTTTGTTGTTTATTTTTGTAGACCTTGGTAAGCCGATGCGGATCTTTAATATATTGCTCTACCCGACACCTAATTCCATCATGTTTTGGGATATGATCGTCTTGAATGGATATCTTTTACTTAATATGGTGATCGGTTGGAACGTGCTGGAAGCAGAGCGTAATTCAGTGCCGCCGCCAAGGTGGGTGCGAAAATTAATATACGTTTCTATCCCTTGGGCCATCAGCATTCACACGGTCACAGCTTTCCTGTACGCCGGTCTTCCCGGCAGGCATTATTGGCTTAGCGCTATTATGGCAGCCCGTTTCCTTGCCTCCGCTTTTGCTTCCGGCCCTGCCCTTCTAATAATCTTATGCTTTATTATGAAGAGGTTTACCAAGTTTGATGCCGGTAGAGAGGCTATTCAGAAGTTAGCAGTAATTGTAACTTATGCCACGGTTATCAGTGTATTTTTCGTGGGACTTGAATTTTTTACCGCTTTTTACAGTCAGGTGCCGGCGCATGGTATGCATAGTCTGGAGTATCTTTTCTTCGGCCTGGATGGGCATGGAAGACTCGTTCCCTTAATGTGGATGTTTGTCATACTTGCAGCTGTGGCACTTGTGCTCCTGATTAATTCCAAAACGCGTGAAAAGGAGAGTACGCTGATAGTAGCGTGTGTGGCAGTATTTGTTTCAATGTTGATCGAAAAGGGGTTAGGTTTGGTTGTAGGCGGGTTTGTTCCAAATCCCTTTGAAATAGTAACTGAGTATTCGCCTACGTTGCCCGAGATATTAATCACCCTTGGAATCTGGGCAACCGGGTTTTTAGTGCTCACCATTTTTTACAAGATAGCCGTTTCGGTTAAGGAAGAGACAGGCTAGTAAGAACGTTTTTAGAACAATATCTGAATTCAAAAACCTCCAGTTTTAATGATGCCATAGTAAATGGAACGGGCAAAGAGAAACGATTGAACGTTCTGGCTTCCTGTTCACTGGGAAAGTGTAGAAAATTGTTTCCAGATAGTAGGTTAGATAATCTAATGTGGAGGGATTACCAAATGGGCATCGGATTGTCCTTGATTCTAGTTATAGCACTCGTTTCGGTTGCTTACCTGGGAGTAGAGGTGGCAGATTTGCGCTTCCTCTTCGGAGTAATCATACCCTATGCGGCCGTTGCTACGTTTCTTGCGGGTTTAGTCTATCGCGTTGTGAAGTGGGCAAGTACACCTGTTCCGTTTCGTATACCGGTGACTGGGGGACAACAGAAATCTCTTCCCTGGATCAAGGCCAGCAAATTTGATAACCCCTCCAGTACTTTCGGTGTTGTAGTTAGGATGGCACTAGAGGTCCTTGTTTTTCGTTCCTTGTTCAGGAATACCAAAATGGAATTGAGAGATGGTCCAAAGCTTGCCTATTATTGGGAAAAGTGGCTTTGGTTAGCAGGGCTGTTGTTTCACTGGTCCTTTTTGATCATTTTTACGAGGCATCTTCGGTTTTTCACCGATCCTGTACCTTCGTTCGTGAAACTCATTGAGAGTGCCGATGGGTTTTTCCGAATAGGTGTGCAGGGGCTTTATATAACAGATGTAGTGATATTGGTAGCTGTTACTTACCTCTTCATTAGAAGGGTTGTTATTCCCCAAGTGCGCTATATCTCTCTACCATCCGATTACTTTCCTCTGTTTCTTATTTTAGCTTTGGCCATATCCGGTGTTCTCATGCGATATTTTGTCAGAGTGGATATTACTGCCGTAAAAGAGTTGACTATGGGATTGGTCACTTTCAATCCTAGAGTTCCTGAAGGCATCGGTGCTGTTTTCTATATCCATCTGTTTCTCGTAAGCGTTCTTTTTGCTTACTTTCCATTTAGCAAGTTGGTGCACATGGCTGGAGTTTTCCTTAGTCCTACAAGAAACTTACCCAATGACAGTCGTGAGCGCCGGCATATCAATCCCTGGAATTATCCTGTCAAGGTCCATACATACGAGGAATACGAGGAAGAATTCAGGGAACAAATGAAGCTAGCTGGATTACCAGTTGAAAAAGAGTAAAAAGGGTCTTTTGCTTTGCAGGTATGAATAGCTTCTCTTAAATTTTCAGACGAATGTTTTTGCAATGTCACCGAAATTACGCGTATTAATATTCATAAAGTGTTATTAAAAAGTCGGACGAGAGATAGATATACACCGCAAAAGATTCAAAAAGTTTAGCGGGGTATTAACAAATCTCAAGGTGTGAGCAAACACATTATAAATAACGGAAAATAATTTTAAAAAACATTTATCGAGGAAGGAATTTACTTAAATATAGCGAATATAGAATATACAGAAACGGACTAAATTTAGTTATATTTAAAGATTCACCTACGGCTGTGAAAGGTAGAACTAGCACAAAAGCTTTGGCCTCTTAAGAGGAGGCCATATTGATAGATCATATACGCAAGAATATGTAATTTGCTGTAAAGGAGGTGAAGTAAGAATGGAACATAATTCCAAGAAAATGGAGGTGGAGAAAGTGAAAGAACACAAGACCCCGCTGCTGGATGAACTGGAGAAGGGGCCATGGCCCAGTTTCGTAAAAGAGATGAAAAGGGCGGCAGAAAAGAACGAATCTGCTAAAGACTTATTAGGGCAATTGGAACTATCTTATCAAGACAAGAAAGGGCATTGGAAACACGGGGGCATCGTTGGCGTTCGCGGTTATGGCGGTGGTGTTATCGGCAGGTATTCCGATTGTCCGGAGCAGTTTCCTAATGTAGCTGAGTTCCACACCATCAGGGTTAATCAACCGAGCGGGTGGTACTACAACACTAAGGCATTGAGAAAGATATGCGACATTTGGGAAAAACGGGGTAGTGGTCTCACCAATTTCCACGGTTCTACGGGAGATATAATCCTGTTGGGCACAAAAACTGACGAACTGCAGCCTACCTTTGACGAACTGAGTGATGCCGGATTTGACCTAGGCGGTTCCGGATCCGACCTGAGGACCCCTAGCACTTGCGCAGGTCCCGCCCGGTGTGAGTACGCTTGTTTCGATAACCTGGACTTGTGTCACGACCTGACCATGACGTACCAGGACGAGATACACAGGCCAATGTGGCCCTATAAGTTTAAGATCAAAATATCCGGTTGTCCCAATGACTGCGTGGCCTCTATTGCCAGAGCCGATCTTTCGATCATCGGCACTTGGCGAGATAGCCTGCGAATCGACCAAGAGGAAGTTAAGAAGTATGCCGCGTCAGGTATGGACATTAAAGGGGAAGTTTGTGAACCTTGTCCCACAAAGGCTTTGGAATTTGATGAGGATGCCGGAGAACTGCGGTTAAAGGCGGAAGATTGTGTCAGATGTATGCACTGCATCAACAGGATGCCAAAAGCCTTGCGACCCGGGGTAGAAAGGGGAGCTACTATTCTAATTGGCGGAAAGGCTACAATCCTGCAATCTGCGTTTCTTTCTTGGGTGATAGTGCCTTTCATGAAGATGGAACCTCCTTACCAGGAATTAAAAGACCTACTGGAGCGAATTTGGGA
This region of Calderihabitans maritimus genomic DNA includes:
- a CDS encoding RsbRD N-terminal domain-containing protein gives rise to the protein MKLENFLLQKKGAILKRWFDLLLEAYPDETVRFLKGEKNPFTNPVGHTIHQGIAGLYEGLLQGLDQDKTYTFLDNIIRIRAVQDFSPSQAVAFIFLLKKVIREELESEIRESRVSAEELLKFESKIDELALLSFDIYMECREKICDVRINETKNRLYRLLQKANLMVDYSEEEPDLQDGSVANRHEMRISR
- the dsrK gene encoding sulfate reduction electron transfer complex DsrMKJOP subunit DsrK, with protein sequence MASIPKPDELSKINYKPPRTGWMDTPVKFRPGTWCYGAKPKNLEAVGFPNPREWSPADEDWKLPDNWKEIILEGLRERLDRFRSLRIFMDICVRCGACADKCHFYIGSGDPKNMPVLRAELLRSVYRKDFTTAGKILGKFVGARELTEDVVKEWFYYFFQCTECRRCALFCPYGIDTAEITIIARELLNLLGCNIDWIAGAVANCYRVGNHLGIPPHAFKDMIEFCVDEIENLTGIKVEPTFNRKGAEVLFIAPSGDVFADPGTYTLMGYLMLFHEIGLDYTWSTYASEGGNFGLFTSHEMMKRLNAKMYAEAERLGVKWILGGECGHMWRVVHQYMDTMNG
- a CDS encoding (Fe-S)-binding protein, giving the protein TGTKFENAKSTKMVHIVEFTADLIKHNKLKLDPSRNDHLKVTFHDSCNPARSMGLFEEPRYIIRNVCNHFHEMPENTIKEKTFCCGSGAGLNADENMEIRLRGGLPRANAVKYVREKYGVNMLACICAVDRAVLPTLMDYWVPGVGVAGVHELVGNALVMKGEKKRTTDLRGNPLNGVGGDENV
- the dsrJ gene encoding sulfate reduction electron transfer complex DsrMKJOP subunit DsrJ; translated protein: MYNARNTVIGLILLIGLVSFPFWYSTGKAASAPQPKLDTPTIQELEEKRCVEATPYMRASHMQLLNEWRTSVIREGNRIYVAENGERYNMSLQNTCMECHSNKTQFCDRCHKYVGVKPDCWTCHIESKENKL
- the dsrO gene encoding sulfate reduction electron transfer complex DsrMKJOP subunit DsrO, which codes for MRGKRMDRRTFLKVAGACVLGLGVMPVTDVFGGNDLPKILRNPNALVGKKWAMVVDMKKCWDNGEEGCVDCIRACHRTHNVPNIGNAKEEIKWIWTASYENAFPDQKNEYMEESLKGKPFIVLCNHCANPPCVRVCPTKATFKREDGIVIMDYHRCIGCRYCMAACPYGARSFNFKDPRPFIAEVNPKFPTREKGVVEKCNFCAERLAEGLLPACVEACKHGALVFGDLEDPESNVRKILRSNYIIQRKPQLGTKPNIYYIV
- the dsrP gene encoding sulfate reduction electron transfer complex DsrMKJOP subunit DsrP yields the protein MLEMALKGSKRYWGWIISLLAVMGVGFSCYLLQLNKGLTITGLSRDVSWGLYIGQFTFLVGVAASAVTVVLPYYLHNVKTFGRITIFGEFLAVASVIMCLLFIFVDLGKPMRIFNILLYPTPNSIMFWDMIVLNGYLLLNMVIGWNVLEAERNSVPPPRWVRKLIYVSIPWAISIHTVTAFLYAGLPGRHYWLSAIMAARFLASAFASGPALLIILCFIMKRFTKFDAGREAIQKLAVIVTYATVISVFFVGLEFFTAFYSQVPAHGMHSLEYLFFGLDGHGRLVPLMWMFVILAAVALVLLINSKTREKESTLIVACVAVFVSMLIEKGLGLVVGGFVPNPFEIVTEYSPTLPEILITLGIWATGFLVLTIFYKIAVSVKEETG
- the dsrM gene encoding sulfate reduction electron transfer complex DsrMKJOP subunit DsrM, which codes for MGIGLSLILVIALVSVAYLGVEVADLRFLFGVIIPYAAVATFLAGLVYRVVKWASTPVPFRIPVTGGQQKSLPWIKASKFDNPSSTFGVVVRMALEVLVFRSLFRNTKMELRDGPKLAYYWEKWLWLAGLLFHWSFLIIFTRHLRFFTDPVPSFVKLIESADGFFRIGVQGLYITDVVILVAVTYLFIRRVVIPQVRYISLPSDYFPLFLILALAISGVLMRYFVRVDITAVKELTMGLVTFNPRVPEGIGAVFYIHLFLVSVLFAYFPFSKLVHMAGVFLSPTRNLPNDSRERRHINPWNYPVKVHTYEEYEEEFREQMKLAGLPVEKE
- the dsrA gene encoding dissimilatory-type sulfite reductase subunit alpha, which translates into the protein MKEHKTPLLDELEKGPWPSFVKEMKRAAEKNESAKDLLGQLELSYQDKKGHWKHGGIVGVRGYGGGVIGRYSDCPEQFPNVAEFHTIRVNQPSGWYYNTKALRKICDIWEKRGSGLTNFHGSTGDIILLGTKTDELQPTFDELSDAGFDLGGSGSDLRTPSTCAGPARCEYACFDNLDLCHDLTMTYQDEIHRPMWPYKFKIKISGCPNDCVASIARADLSIIGTWRDSLRIDQEEVKKYAASGMDIKGEVCEPCPTKALEFDEDAGELRLKAEDCVRCMHCINRMPKALRPGVERGATILIGGKATILQSAFLSWVIVPFMKMEPPYQELKDLLERIWEWWDENGKTRERIGELIYRKGMGNFLRAVGLPAVPQMVYQPRANPYIFWQPDEVKKK